In Gossypium arboreum isolate Shixiya-1 chromosome 5, ASM2569848v2, whole genome shotgun sequence, a single genomic region encodes these proteins:
- the LOC108454278 gene encoding uncharacterized protein LOC108454278, translating into MASSICLSLLPPSKTLKPGSSTSSTRRCRCSLVVSISKSHQLTTRKRLQVVCMAPEEEKLTRRNPLDFPIEWERPKPGRRPDIFPQFSPMKTPLPPPMPYDPPEEDEEEEEKKEEEEEDPEKEEVPDNPEKQ; encoded by the exons ATGGCATCATCCATTTGCCTATCCTTATTGCCGCCTTCCAAAACCCTAAAGCCGGGTTCATCCACTTCCAGTACACGCCGTTGCAGATGCTCCCTCGTCGTCTCCATTTCTAAATCCCATCAACTGACGACGAGAAAGAGGCTGCAGGTGGTTTGTATGGCTCCCGAGGAAGAAAAATTGACTCGTCGCAATCCCCTCGATTTTCCCATT GAGTGGGAGAGGCCTAAGCCTGGACGCAGACCTGACATATTCCCTCAATTCAGCCCTATGAAAACACCATTACCACCACCAATGCCATATGATCCCcctgaagaagatgaagaagaggaagaaaagaaagaggaaGAGGAGGAAGATCCTGAAAAGGAAGAAGTACCTGACAACCCTGAGAAACAATAG
- the LOC108457240 gene encoding kinesin-like protein KIN-13B has translation MSVVGRQMARSNSAAHHQRQYSDNFLEASFNAKWLQSSNLPSSQEFGFYGGGRMSRKSPEPGTPPLSSRSSSLRKNSDEYVSPSELSPGLLDLHSFDTELLPEVPSLYEGYGIQKPVRGKSFDDSEQYLSTNKLPNRPRGMAENNLLKSISVDKEKANSVAKIKVVVRKRPLNKKEIAKKEEDIITIEPNSNALMVHEKKLKVDLTEYVEKHGFIFDAVLNEDVSNEEVYSETVEPIVPLIFNRTKATCFAYGQTGSGKTYTMQPLPLKASQDILRLMYHTYRNQGFQLFVSFFEIYGGKVFDLLNDRKKLCMREDGKQQVCIVGLQEYKVLDVQTIKELIERGNATRSTGTTGANEESSRSHAILQLAIKRSADGSESKPPRPVGKLSFIDLAGSERGADTTDNDKQTRMEGAEINKSLLALKECIRALDNDQGHIPFRGSKLTEVLRDSFVGDSRTVMISCISPSSGSCEHTLNTLRYADRVKSLSKGTNSKKDMLSSSSNLRESTALPLSSSLRTDTFEDDITDVPFEKNKFGWSKPIERDMSLKVDPVASGRVDGNLVGPYSDYFNGQRGELNDMPEDDFDYSEEAYEQPKMLQKTKDPMIKRANPSTFDDNNYHSDDDLSALLKEEEDLVSAHRRQVEDTMEIVREEMNLLVEADQPGNQLDNYISKLNTILSQKAAGIVQLQARLDQFQKHLKEYNVLVSSGN, from the exons ATGAGCGTGGTAGGGAGACAGATGGCGAGATCTAATTCGGCGGCTCATCATCAACGGCAGTACTCCGATAACTTCCTCGAAGCGTCGTTTAACGCCAAATGGCTTCAGTCCTCCAATTTGCCTTCTTCTCAG GAGTTTGGGTTCTACGGCGGGGGAAGAATGAGCAGGAAGTCGCCGGAGCCAGGGACACCGCCGCTTTCTTCGAGGTCGTCGAGCTTGAGGAAGAACAGCGATGAATACGTGTCGCCCAGTGAGCTCAGCCCCGGCTTACTGGATCTGCATTCATTTGATACTGAGCTGCTTCCCGAG GTTCCTAGTCTTTATGAAGGATACGGGATTCAAAAACCTGTCCGTGGTAAAAGTTTTGATGATTCTGAACAGTATCTATCTACCAACAAACTTCCAAACAGGCCGCGGGGAATGGCTGAGAATAACCTTCTCAAAAGCATCTCAGTAGATAAAGAAAAAGCTAACAGTGTTGCCAAGATTAAAGTTGTG GTGCGCAAGAGACCATTGAACAAGAAGGAAATTGCAAAGAAAGAAGAAGATATTATCACTATAGAGCCAAATTCCAATGCACTAATGGTTCATGAGAAAAAGCTAAAG GTTGACCTGACAGAATATGTTGAGAAGCATGGATTTATTTTTGATGCCGTACTGAATGAAGATGTTAGCAATGAGGAG GTGTACTCGGAGACTGTGGAGCCGATAGTCCCACTAATTTTCAATCGAACAAAAGCAACTTGTTTTGCGTATGGGCAAACAG GAAGTGGGAAGACATATACTATGCAGCCACTGCCTCTAAAGGCATCTCAAGATATATTAAGACTAATGTATCACACATATCGGAACCAAGGTTTCCAACTCTTTGTCAGTTTTTTTGAGATATATGGAGGAAAAGTCTTTGATCTCCTTAATGATCGGAA AAAGCTTTGCATGAGAGAAGATGGTAAACAACAAGTATGTATTGTGGGTCTGCAAGAGTACAAGGTATTAGATGTTCAGACGATCAAGGAGTTAATCGAGAGAGGAAATGCAACAAGAAGCACTGGCACCACTGGAGCGAATGAGGAATCTTCAAGGTCACATGCCATTCTTCAGCTTGCCATCAAGAGATCAGCTGATGGCAGTGAATCAAAGCCTCCTAGACCTGTAGGGAAACTTTCCTTCATAGATCTTGCTGGAAGTGAGCGTGGTGCTGATACAACTGACAATGACAAACAGACAAG AATGGAAGGTGCTGAAATTAATAAAAGTTTACTTGCTTTAAAAGAATGCATCAGAGCACTTGACAATGACCAGGGTCACATACCTTTCCGAGGAAGTAAGCTGACTGAAGTTCTTAGAGATTCATTTGTTGGTGACTCACGTACTGTTATGATATCATGTATTTCACCAAGCTCAGGGTCATGCGAACATACTCTGAATACACTAAGATATGCTGATAG GGTGAAGAGCCTATCAAAAGGGACCAACTCCAAGAAGGATATGCTATCTTCATCATCAAATCTTAGGGAGTCAACTGCTTTGCCATTGAGTTCATCTTTACGAACTGACACATTTGAGGATGATATAACCGATGTTCCTTTTGAAAAGAACAAATTTGGTTGGTCCAAACCGATTGAAAGAGATATGTCTCTAAAAGTGGATCCTGTTGCTAGTGGAAGGGTGGACGGAAATTTGGTTGGTCCATATTCCGATTATTTTAACGGTCAGAGAGGTGAACTAAACGATATGCCTGAGGATGATTTTGATTACTCAGAGGAGGCATATGAGCAACCAAAGATGTTGCAGAAAACAAAAGATCCTATGATAAAGCGAGCGAATCCTTCAACCTTTGATGATAACAATTATCATTCAGATGATGATTTGAGTGCCCTGTTGAAG GAAGAGGAAGATCTTGTATCTGCTCATCGAAGGCAAGTCGAGGACACAATGGAGATTGTTAGGGAG GAAATGAATCTGCTAGTTGAAGCTGACCAACCAGGCAATCAACTGGATAATTATATCTCGAAGTTAAATACCATTCTTTCACAGAAGGCTGCAGGAATCGTACAACTGCAAGCGCGCTTGGATCAATTCCAAAAACATTTAAAGGAGTACAATGTTTTAGTATCTTCAGGCAATTGA